The DNA segment TCCCCTTAAAATAAAGATCACATTTTCTTGCTCAAGAAGGCACTGATCCACGTTAGTCTCTCATTGACAAACTTTTTTAcataaaaaccctaaaaaaacaaATGTGAAAATTATCTATCTAACTTAATTCATTTGGTCATGCAAATTTTGCAGACAGACAAGGCATCTTTACTAGCAGAAGCAGTAAGATGTGTAAGGGAGCTTAAAAAGACAACATCAGAACTAGGAGCAACAATGTCCGAAGACGACGACAACACCGATGATTTCATGAACTACATGGGCAGTAATGATCAAACAACAATGAAGAAATTCATTTTTCCAAGTGAATCAGATGAACTAAACCTAAGCTACTGTAACAGTAATAATTCTGGAACATTATTAGCAAAAGCAACAATATGTTGTGAGGATAGGCCAGAAATTATGATGGATTTAAGAAGGGCATTAAGTACAGTACAAGGGAAAATTATAAGGGCAGAAATGGCAACAGTAGGAGGCAGAATAAAGTGTATTTTATGGGTACAAATGTTGGAAAATGGTTGTAGAGAAGAAGGGTTAGGGCAATTGAGAAGAGCATTAAAATTGGTAATGGACAAAGCCAATTTTTTGGCACAGAATATGGGCCAGGATTTGTTGGGAAATAAACGTCCACGTCTTTATCAATGTTGATAAATAATGGTGATTGATGATTATTGTTAGGGGGACCAAATGAGTTTGTGTTTGACAAATTGGACAGCTCTAGAGAGACAAAGATTTCTGGAATAATGAGAATTCAGAGAGATGTTAATTGTGGAAAAAGTGAAGGGGTATAATTTAgttcttttttgtttgtttgttttttggtttgtcttgttctttttgtTTTCATTATTGAGTGTTTTTGTCTAGTTATTTTCCTCTCTGTATTTGTATTAAGTCAAGAGTTTTTTGCCATATATCTAATTACTTGGATTTTGGACTGGTAAGTTGTAACATACTAGATGGAGTTTTTCATGAGGATCAGACATGATGTAGTGTTTGGCAAACTTTATATGCTTAATGTAGTAAGCTTTGTAAATTTATATGTACTATTTGCTATAAATTTTATTAGATGAGAGTTAGAGGCGGACCTACATGTAATATTTGTTAGAACCGAAAAAGTCAGATGTCATGCGAAAGCTAGCAAAACAAACTTTGAACGATGATAAATCATACAACAAcgagaaatataccaaaaagagacacaaatatttaacgtggttcggtcaattgaCCTACGTCCACGGCAGAGATGAACAATCCACtataataaaagagagtacaaaatatcgagagaataacctcacgaagaggcaaacacaagtgacacactaacacttgtcccgtaaagttctccccctaaatacGACTCTCAAGCctcatatggctacattgtggatacTCCTGAATGAGAAGGACGGATCTTCAATTTATCGAACTCCAAACCTTTTTCTACAAGAaaagggactagccaaatatgaaagaattatattttccttctaggaaaagaaaaatccaattatgATAAATATATTGTCATTTCCTTCATAAAATAAGAAAAGCAATTATGGTAAGAAAATCtggacaaacacctaacaatATTAAGGATCATCGAACCCTATAAACTTCGCTAAATTTTGAATCCACATCTAATAGAGGGAATTGATAGACCAAAATATTATGCTTTCATCGCGTAAAAATCCTGAGTCCGCATTTGATGAGAGTTACGAGCCATGAACTTATTTTCACCATCTAGAATGGACACATCACCGAGGTTGTTGATCAACAATGGAATGATTTCAGTACGAAAACCAATAAATCGAAAAGAAATGTTCTTTTACGTTAGAAACAAATGAGACATTTTTATTGTACTTAGTTAAAGTTGGATGACTTTTTTGTTATAAAAATTATTTAGTGATTTTGTGTGATACTTAGACAAAGTTAAAGAGTGACTTTTTTTTAggataaaaataatatttagtgAACTTATTACAAATTAAAGTTTAATAGCTATCGGTGAAACTAGCATATGAATTAAGGTCTTATTTGATGTTTCTACGGTCGATGCATCTCCCAAGTGGTTGACCAAGAATTAATGGCATTATCCTCATTTTAGCATGAATGCCaatcttttttttaaattaattttgctACGTGGGTTGCTTTGGCATGCTTCTCTGATTAATGAGTAGCTTCCACCTATATTTATTggttgtttacctcgaaaaatgtgagtaacaattaaaaataatttatgattttaaagatatgtgatttatttcaatactagcgaatatacaagtaatattaggtttaagtaagaagaattgatggGTCAAACCAGTGTTGTTAGAGCAACGGAGACCTCGAGCTCGATTATCTCAGGGCCTCGAGGTGAGTtaagagcaaataaggtaaaaataatAAAGTAGAACAATAAAACTGAAAGAATAATTGTGGAGCACGAGAAAAGCAGAGTTGAATGTTCTATTGCAATGAATAATGTAttttttacaaatgattggggtcccctttatataggaggagaaaaccccaatatagtactTTCCTAATtgtggtaaagaattctattggcaCACCTGTATAAAAACCTAGTATGGACTCGTACTATTTTGTGcaaatcttatcctttaatttatgTCCTAATCAACGTGTCATTGAGAAATTATCAATCTTTCTTGAGTGTCATCGAAATTGTACTGTCCTCGAGGTAGATCACGACGGGTCTCCGACTGGCTTCTCGAGGTGCGCATATCCAGGCCAGGCTCGATTCTTACTTTGAACTTTCGAACTCGAGCTCGGGGTATAATCAAGCCTTCAAAATCAAGCTCTCCGATTtagaccgtatacagatagtccccacgtttttagaatgaaatgatatgaaaCAATTTGAATTCCCGAAGTCCTTCATGAATATGACATCACTCTTATGACGTAAGCGTTGAAATGATCGAAGCGTCCCGTCGGTTCTCTTCCCCAAAGAGCATTACATGCACATC comes from the Nicotiana sylvestris chromosome 4, ASM39365v2, whole genome shotgun sequence genome and includes:
- the LOC104223356 gene encoding transcription factor bHLH30-like; this encodes MINHSFPSFYELGGCSDSYNFLHGIINSSPEMFNVESSSVVSPRSMAEAKAIAANKSHSEAERRRRKRINGHLATLRNLLPNTIKTDKASLLAEAVRCVRELKKTTSELGATMSEDDDNTDDFMNYMGSNDQTTMKKFIFPSESDELNLSYCNSNNSGTLLAKATICCEDRPEIMMDLRRALSTVQGKIIRAEMATVGGRIKCILWVQMLENGCREEGLGQLRRALKLVMDKANFLAQNMGQDLLGNKRPRLYQC